From the Deltaproteobacteria bacterium genome, the window TTCTCTGGAGGAGGCCGAAGGCTTCCTGACCAAGAAACGAACCCGAACGGTTGTTTTCACTATAGCCAGCGTGGCTATTCTCATTCTTATCCTTACCCTCTTTTTCAGCCGGGCGATCAATCGTCCCATCCAGCGCTTGGTCCGCGCTATGTCTGAGGCTGAGGAAGGAAAATTAAACGTAGAAGTACCGATAACTTCCCGAGATGAAATAGGCCTGCTATCTGACCATTTTAATCGCATGCTATCCCGGATCAACCAGTTCAATGAGGAGCTTACGCGCCGAGTGGAAACCGCAACCCGGGAACTAGCCCAGCGGAACGAAGAGCTGCGCATGGCCAATGAGTCTCTCTTCCAGGCCCAACGCCAGCTCGTCCAATCCGAAAAGCTGTCTGCCCTGGGCCATATGGCTGCCACGATGGCCCACGAAATTGGCACGCCTTTAAATTCCATCTCCGGATATATCCAGCTCATGCTCACGGAGGGGAATGACTCAGACGTGATGGCCCGCCGACTGAAGATTATTGAATCGCAGCTTGACCGCCTGACGCAAACCATCCGTAACCTGCTCCATTCTACGCGTCAACCGGCCCCTAAGCTCGAGCCCCTGGACATCAATCAACTCCTTGAAGAAGTCGTCAACTTGACTCAACCGGGAATGTCGATGCGGGGAGTCCGTTTTGTTCGGCAACTGCATTCCTCCCTTCCCCCCGTTTCTGGAGATCCAGGACTTTTGCAGCAGGTATTCCTCAACCTGATGACCAATGCCCTCGATGCCATGCCTCATGGCGGTGTCCTAACCATCGCAACGAGCCCCGGGGAAACTTTGGCGAAGAATGGGGAAATCGTGGAAGTAATGGTCATCGACAACGGCATAGGCATGTCCGAGGAAATTAGACGAAAAGCTATCGAGCCTTTCTTTA encodes:
- a CDS encoding ATP-binding protein is translated as MSKLRNIPWGESPFLQRPLGLQTRITLLVAMIVVSVLVLFSYLDLRITERSQRELFRERTIYVIREIDSKIYSMKELENLSFLEEEIASWMYARPSIQSIDIFIFHKNSYKVQLSSMGEKDLGLTYTSLQALKRDRVLTTLQEKNYQTYWEILAPLHVGRKIVGGIRIITSLEEAEGFLTKKRTRTVVFTIASVAILILILTLFFSRAINRPIQRLVRAMSEAEEGKLNVEVPITSRDEIGLLSDHFNRMLSRINQFNEELTRRVETATRELAQRNEELRMANESLFQAQRQLVQSEKLSALGHMAATMAHEIGTPLNSISGYIQLMLTEGNDSDVMARRLKIIESQLDRLTQTIRNLLHSTRQPAPKLEPLDINQLLEEVVNLTQPGMSMRGVRFVRQLHSSLPPVSGDPGLLQQVFLNLMTNALDAMPHGGVLTIATSPGETLAKNGEIVEVMVIDNGIGMSEEIRRKAIEPFFTTKEPGKGAGLGLAICDEIIRSHHGKLSIESLEGKGSTIRVQLPAFSAEGE